One region of Chryseobacterium muglaense genomic DNA includes:
- a CDS encoding glycosyltransferase family 2 protein, translating to MGKKLSIIIVNYNVTQLLRNCLFSIEKYAENIDYEVIVIDNKSTDSSWGDLIPEFTKVHFIASEENGGFAKANNEAIKKATGEYVLILNPDTELEGFYLKEILDFADSKTNFGCLGVRMHDAKGDFLPESKRSVPDMMNSFEKLFTNFKKKNSKSYYRNDVGEYEVAEVEVITGAFFLVKKEVYEKVGGLDERYFMYGEDIDLCYTLLNSGYQNYYYGKSSILHHKGESTVKDEVYLERFYGAMQIFIDKYYRVNKPLQYSLMKAGLKVRHKIEKIKLK from the coding sequence ATGGGTAAGAAACTTTCAATCATTATCGTTAATTACAATGTGACTCAACTGTTAAGAAACTGCCTTTTTTCTATTGAAAAGTATGCGGAAAATATCGATTATGAAGTTATTGTGATTGATAATAAATCTACAGACAGTTCTTGGGGTGACCTTATTCCAGAGTTTACAAAAGTACATTTTATTGCTTCTGAAGAGAATGGAGGTTTTGCGAAAGCCAATAATGAAGCGATAAAAAAAGCAACCGGAGAATATGTACTTATTTTAAATCCAGATACAGAATTGGAAGGCTTTTATTTAAAAGAAATTTTAGATTTTGCAGATTCTAAAACCAATTTTGGATGTTTGGGTGTGAGAATGCATGATGCAAAGGGAGATTTTCTTCCGGAAAGCAAACGTTCGGTTCCTGATATGATGAATTCTTTCGAGAAATTATTCACCAATTTTAAAAAGAAAAATTCAAAATCATATTACCGAAATGATGTAGGTGAGTATGAGGTTGCAGAAGTGGAGGTCATTACCGGAGCATTTTTTCTTGTTAAAAAGGAGGTTTACGAAAAGGTTGGAGGTCTCGATGAAAGATATTTTATGTATGGTGAAGATATTGATTTGTGTTATACGCTGTTGAATAGTGGTTACCAAAATTACTATTACGGAAAATCGTCTATCCTTCACCACAAAGGCGAAAGTACGGTAAAAGATGAGGTTTACCTTGAAAGATTTTACGGAGCGATGCAGATTTTTATTGATAAATATTATAGAGTAAATAAGCCTTTACAATATTCATTGATGAAAGCAGGTTTAAAGGTAAGACATAAAATCGAAAAGATTAAACTCAAATAA
- a CDS encoding ATP-dependent helicase, with amino-acid sequence MEDYLKGLNESQFEAVTTLQGPLMVLAGAGSGKTRVLTMRIAHLITNGVDPFNILSLTFTNKAAKEMKERIAKVVGQGNARSLWMGTFHSVFARILRSEAHYLGYPSNFTIYDQQDALNVIRKVLKDMNIDADLYKPKKVQSRISNYKNNLITVKAYYNNPELMEADEKANMKFIGKIYEKYVEACFKNGSMDFDDLLLKTNELLTRFPEVLAKYQDRFRYILVDEYQDTNHSQYLIVKALASKFENICVVGDDAQSIYSFRGANIYNILNFKKDYPDAVTVSLEQNYRSTQNIVNAANVVIAKNLQQFKKNVFSENEEGEKIKVYRSLSDADEANFVAGNIWELRNREQRKFSDFAILYRTNSQTRAFEDSLRRKNIPYKVYGGLSFYQRKEVKDLIGYLRLLVNENDSEALMRIINYPTRGIGETTQNKLIVFADSQNIPVSNVLDNLGIYAPQLKFNNGVLTKLSDFWSMIKAFKVLLKTETAYNVAMEVAKRSGLIKFLKDDQTPEGISRVENVQELMNSMQGFIEEQQQIEDGDPSLPNFLENIALSADTQRKDDDEDMVSLMTIHLSKGLEFPVVHLVGLEENLFPSFMSSATREDLEEERRLFYVALTRAEKQVFFSYATSRFQWGKITDAEPSRFLSEVDEEYIEFLNPALEKRFINNSGVTSNIFDEHPSEMKSFRKIEKKTISKTENDKPIAEPRKLKPVATARIINPSGASSQDIEVGDKVRHDRFGIGEVAFLDGTDPQNIKAKVVFLHEGEKNLILKYAKLTKI; translated from the coding sequence ATGGAGGATTATTTGAAAGGACTGAATGAATCACAATTTGAAGCCGTTACCACTTTACAAGGCCCCTTGATGGTACTTGCAGGCGCGGGTTCCGGAAAAACACGTGTGCTTACGATGCGTATTGCCCATTTGATAACCAATGGAGTAGACCCTTTCAATATTTTGTCTCTAACTTTTACCAATAAAGCGGCAAAAGAAATGAAAGAACGTATTGCAAAAGTTGTAGGACAAGGTAATGCGAGAAGCCTTTGGATGGGAACTTTTCACTCTGTTTTTGCAAGAATTCTAAGAAGTGAAGCTCATTATTTGGGTTATCCTTCTAATTTTACAATTTACGATCAGCAGGACGCTTTGAATGTCATCAGAAAAGTTCTGAAAGACATGAATATTGATGCTGATTTATACAAGCCTAAAAAAGTTCAGTCAAGAATTTCAAATTATAAAAATAACCTGATTACGGTAAAAGCATATTATAATAATCCGGAATTAATGGAAGCTGACGAAAAAGCCAACATGAAATTCATCGGAAAGATCTATGAAAAATATGTAGAAGCCTGCTTCAAAAACGGTTCGATGGATTTTGATGACTTATTGTTGAAAACAAATGAACTTTTAACAAGATTTCCGGAAGTTTTAGCAAAATATCAGGATAGATTCAGATATATTTTAGTAGATGAGTACCAGGATACAAACCACTCTCAGTATTTAATTGTAAAAGCTTTGGCTTCAAAATTCGAAAATATTTGTGTGGTAGGAGACGATGCACAATCGATTTACTCTTTCCGTGGTGCAAATATCTACAATATTTTAAATTTCAAAAAAGATTATCCTGATGCGGTAACGGTTTCTTTGGAACAAAATTACCGTTCGACACAAAATATCGTCAACGCTGCAAATGTAGTTATTGCTAAAAACCTTCAGCAGTTTAAGAAGAATGTTTTCAGTGAAAACGAAGAGGGTGAAAAAATTAAGGTTTACCGTTCGCTTTCCGATGCTGATGAAGCCAATTTCGTAGCCGGAAATATTTGGGAACTGAGAAATAGAGAACAGAGAAAATTCAGCGATTTCGCAATTTTATACCGTACCAATTCTCAGACAAGAGCGTTTGAAGACTCTTTGAGACGTAAAAATATTCCTTATAAAGTGTATGGCGGTCTGTCTTTCTACCAAAGAAAAGAGGTGAAAGATTTGATTGGTTACCTTCGTCTTTTGGTGAATGAAAATGATTCTGAAGCTTTGATGAGGATCATTAATTATCCTACGAGAGGAATTGGGGAAACTACACAAAATAAATTAATTGTTTTTGCAGATTCACAAAATATTCCTGTTTCAAATGTTTTGGATAATTTGGGAATTTATGCACCACAATTGAAATTCAACAACGGAGTTTTAACTAAACTGAGCGATTTTTGGTCAATGATTAAAGCGTTTAAAGTTTTACTTAAAACAGAAACGGCGTACAATGTTGCGATGGAAGTGGCAAAACGAAGCGGTTTAATCAAATTTTTAAAAGACGACCAGACTCCCGAAGGAATCTCCCGTGTAGAAAACGTTCAGGAATTAATGAACTCGATGCAGGGTTTTATTGAGGAACAGCAACAGATAGAAGATGGTGACCCAAGTTTGCCAAACTTCCTTGAAAATATTGCCCTTTCTGCCGATACGCAAAGAAAAGATGATGACGAAGATATGGTTTCGCTGATGACAATTCACCTTTCAAAAGGTCTTGAATTTCCAGTGGTACATTTAGTTGGATTAGAAGAAAATCTTTTCCCAAGCTTTATGAGCTCGGCAACTCGTGAAGATCTGGAAGAAGAAAGACGTTTATTTTATGTTGCTTTAACGAGAGCTGAAAAACAGGTGTTTTTCTCTTATGCAACTTCCCGTTTTCAATGGGGGAAAATTACCGATGCCGAACCTTCAAGATTTTTAAGTGAAGTTGATGAAGAATATATTGAATTTTTAAATCCGGCTCTTGAAAAGAGATTTATCAATAATTCAGGGGTTACTTCTAATATTTTTGACGAGCATCCTTCAGAAATGAAAAGCTTTAGAAAGATAGAAAAGAAAACAATTTCTAAAACTGAAAATGATAAGCCAATTGCTGAACCGAGAAAATTAAAACCTGTAGCGACAGCAAGAATCATCAATCCGAGTGGAGCTTCTTCCCAAGATATTGAAGTTGGAGACAAAGTAAGACACGACCGTTTCGGAATTGGAGAAGTGGCATTTTTAGATGGAACTGATCCACAAAATATCAAAGCGAAAGTAGTTTTCTTACACGAAGGTGAAAAGAATTTGATATTGAAATATGCTAAACTGACGAAAATATAA
- the secG gene encoding preprotein translocase subunit SecG gives MDTIFTLLMILIMIASVLLVIVVMAQNPKGGGLSSTFGGASPAQFGVQRTNDFMEKSTWTLGAVIIVLILISVVVTGKPKQVAPAIPQAPTKSEAPVEKAPASQTTAPVSVPANK, from the coding sequence ATGGATACTATATTTACACTATTAATGATTCTTATTATGATTGCCAGCGTTTTATTGGTAATCGTTGTTATGGCTCAAAACCCAAAAGGTGGCGGTCTTTCTAGTACATTCGGAGGTGCATCTCCTGCACAGTTTGGTGTACAGAGAACGAATGACTTTATGGAAAAGTCAACTTGGACTTTAGGAGCAGTAATCATCGTTCTTATCTTGATAAGCGTTGTTGTAACTGGTAAACCTAAACAAGTAGCACCAGCTATTCCACAAGCTCCAACAAAATCTGAAGCTCCTGTAGAGAAAGCTCCGGCTTCTCAAACGACAGCTCCGGTAAGTGTTCCGGCAAATAAATAA
- a CDS encoding M16 family metallopeptidase, which produces MKKRLLSVAAAAFFGAMLNAQQIKFEEYDLPNGLHVILHQDNSAPVVTTGVMYHVGAKDEVVGRTGFAHFFEHLLFEGTPNIKRGEWFKIVSSNGGQNNANTTNDRTYYYETFPSNNEQLGLWMESERLRHAEINQIGVDTQREVVKEEKRMRMDNQPYGNLFTNVQKNLFTKHPYTWSTIGSMDDLNSAKLDEFKAFYKKYYVPNNATLVVAGDIKPEQTKKWIQEYYGAIPKGTLYPKDFPKDEPITKEKEVTAYDPNIQLPAYVFAYRTPGNKEKDAYILDMLSSYLSSGKSSVLYKKLVDQEKKALQVAAFNQGLEDYGIFAFFAIPMGATTKQTLQTDIDAEIKKLQTTLISDEDYQKLQNQYENQFVNANSSIEGIAASLATNHVLMGDTNLINKEIEIYKSITKQDLQNAAKKYLNSNQRIILNYLPEKK; this is translated from the coding sequence ATGAAAAAACGACTTCTTAGTGTTGCGGCAGCTGCCTTTTTTGGAGCAATGCTGAATGCACAACAAATCAAGTTTGAAGAGTATGATTTACCAAACGGTTTACACGTAATTTTACACCAAGATAACTCTGCACCGGTAGTAACAACAGGTGTAATGTACCACGTTGGAGCAAAAGATGAAGTAGTAGGAAGAACTGGTTTTGCCCATTTTTTTGAGCACCTTTTATTTGAAGGAACACCTAACATCAAAAGAGGAGAATGGTTTAAAATCGTTTCTTCAAACGGTGGACAAAATAATGCGAACACCACAAACGACAGAACATACTACTACGAAACTTTCCCTTCAAACAACGAGCAATTGGGTCTTTGGATGGAATCTGAAAGACTTCGTCATGCAGAGATCAACCAAATTGGTGTAGATACACAAAGAGAAGTTGTAAAAGAAGAAAAGAGAATGAGAATGGATAACCAGCCTTATGGAAACCTTTTCACAAACGTACAGAAAAATCTTTTCACCAAGCATCCATATACATGGTCTACGATTGGATCTATGGATGATTTGAATTCTGCTAAATTAGATGAGTTTAAAGCTTTCTACAAGAAATATTATGTCCCAAACAACGCAACTTTAGTTGTAGCAGGAGACATCAAGCCTGAGCAGACAAAAAAATGGATTCAGGAATATTATGGGGCAATTCCTAAAGGAACACTTTACCCTAAGGACTTCCCGAAAGATGAGCCCATCACAAAAGAAAAAGAAGTAACAGCATACGATCCAAACATTCAGCTTCCTGCTTATGTTTTTGCATACAGAACGCCAGGTAACAAAGAAAAAGACGCATACATCTTAGATATGCTTTCATCTTATTTAAGTAGCGGAAAGTCTTCAGTTTTATATAAAAAATTGGTAGATCAGGAGAAAAAAGCACTTCAGGTAGCAGCTTTCAACCAAGGTCTTGAAGATTACGGTATTTTCGCATTTTTTGCAATCCCGATGGGAGCAACAACGAAGCAGACTTTGCAAACAGATATCGATGCTGAGATCAAAAAACTTCAGACGACTTTGATTTCTGATGAAGATTATCAAAAACTTCAGAATCAGTATGAAAATCAATTTGTAAATGCTAACTCAAGTATTGAAGGAATTGCAGCTTCATTAGCTACAAACCACGTATTAATGGGAGATACTAACCTAATCAACAAGGAAATCGAAATTTACAAATCGATTACTAAGCAGGACTTACAGAATGCGGCGAAAAAGTATTTGAATTCTAACCAAAGAATCATCCTTAACTACTTACCTGAGAAAAAGTAA
- a CDS encoding M16 family metallopeptidase, which translates to MKKQFTYIAVAFLFSGMLSAQKIDINAMPKPGPTPTINIAKPKTFQLKNGMTVMVVENNKLPRVNVSLSMDRQPYFEGDVTGVSEIMADQLGNGTTTFSKDAFNKRVDFLGANLNFSSAGASANSLSKYFPEVLGLMSDAIINPKFSADEIVKSKERAVEGLKSSEKSADAIASRVSNALAYGKNTSRGEFETEESINKIQLADVQNIYKKYYAPDNAYLVIVGDVKFDQVKPMVEKAFNNWKKADTKFPALEPASNVAKTEINVVDVPSAVQSVVSVGNLNTLKMKDANYFPATIANYILGGGGEARLFMNLREKNAFTYGAYSSLTASKYSPSFSAEASVRNEVTDKAVKEFMNELNAISTVKPEELANAKAKLKGSFIMALEQPATIARFAVNQKVQDLPADFYTNYLKSIDKVTTADVTNAVKATILPNQSRIFIAGKASDISEGLEKLGYPVKYFDANANPVAKPTVQKVDASVTVASVVDKYINAIGGKANLAKVNSYTMTASMSMQGQNIDLKTTKAQGGKELQIVSAGGMTVQKQVFDGKTGYSEQMGQKVEMTKEEIADNLKNTELFEELGFAKSADYKLAGIEKINGEDSYAIKAGDKAYYYSVKTGLKTGETETVKAQGQTFSVPTTFADYKDVSGVKMPFTITVNQMGMDMVMKVKSYEVNQAKDSDFK; encoded by the coding sequence ATGAAAAAACAATTTACTTATATAGCTGTAGCATTTTTATTTTCAGGAATGCTTTCTGCACAAAAAATTGATATTAATGCAATGCCAAAGCCGGGACCAACTCCTACGATTAACATTGCGAAGCCAAAAACTTTTCAACTTAAAAACGGAATGACCGTAATGGTAGTTGAAAACAACAAATTACCAAGAGTAAACGTGAGTCTTTCTATGGACAGACAACCTTATTTCGAGGGTGATGTAACTGGAGTAAGCGAAATTATGGCAGATCAGCTTGGTAACGGAACAACAACTTTCAGCAAAGATGCCTTCAACAAAAGAGTAGACTTTTTGGGAGCTAACCTAAACTTCTCTTCTGCAGGAGCTTCTGCAAACTCTCTTTCAAAATATTTCCCAGAGGTTTTAGGCTTAATGTCTGATGCGATCATCAATCCTAAATTTTCTGCTGACGAAATCGTAAAATCTAAAGAAAGAGCTGTTGAAGGTTTAAAATCTTCAGAGAAAAGTGCAGATGCAATCGCTTCAAGAGTTTCAAACGCATTAGCTTACGGAAAAAATACTTCAAGAGGAGAATTTGAAACAGAAGAATCTATCAACAAAATTCAGTTAGCAGACGTTCAAAATATTTACAAAAAATATTACGCTCCAGATAACGCTTACCTTGTAATTGTTGGTGATGTAAAATTTGATCAGGTAAAACCAATGGTTGAAAAAGCTTTCAACAACTGGAAAAAAGCTGATACAAAATTCCCGGCTTTAGAACCGGCTTCAAATGTTGCTAAAACTGAAATCAATGTAGTAGACGTTCCTTCTGCAGTACAATCTGTAGTTTCTGTAGGAAATCTGAACACATTGAAAATGAAAGATGCAAACTACTTCCCTGCAACAATTGCCAACTACATTCTTGGTGGCGGTGGAGAAGCTAGACTTTTCATGAATCTTCGTGAGAAAAATGCATTCACTTATGGTGCATACTCTAGCTTAACAGCAAGCAAATATTCACCTTCTTTCTCTGCTGAAGCTAGCGTAAGAAATGAAGTAACAGATAAAGCTGTAAAAGAATTCATGAACGAATTGAACGCTATTTCTACAGTAAAACCTGAAGAATTGGCAAATGCTAAAGCTAAATTGAAAGGAAGCTTCATTATGGCATTAGAGCAGCCTGCAACGATTGCAAGATTTGCAGTTAACCAAAAAGTTCAGGACCTTCCGGCTGATTTTTACACTAACTATTTAAAATCTATTGATAAAGTAACTACTGCAGATGTTACCAATGCAGTAAAAGCAACTATTTTACCAAACCAAAGCAGAATTTTCATCGCTGGTAAAGCATCTGACATTTCTGAAGGATTAGAAAAATTAGGTTATCCTGTAAAATATTTCGATGCTAATGCAAATCCTGTTGCAAAACCAACAGTTCAGAAAGTTGATGCAAGCGTAACAGTAGCTTCTGTTGTTGATAAGTACATTAATGCAATTGGCGGAAAAGCGAATTTAGCAAAAGTGAATTCTTACACAATGACTGCTTCAATGTCTATGCAAGGTCAAAATATCGATCTAAAAACCACAAAAGCTCAAGGAGGAAAAGAACTTCAAATAGTTTCTGCTGGTGGAATGACCGTTCAAAAACAAGTTTTCGACGGTAAAACAGGTTATTCTGAGCAAATGGGACAAAAAGTTGAGATGACTAAAGAAGAAATCGCTGACAACTTGAAAAATACTGAGCTTTTTGAAGAACTAGGTTTTGCTAAATCTGCAGATTATAAATTGGCAGGAATCGAAAAAATCAACGGTGAAGATTCTTATGCAATCAAAGCTGGTGATAAAGCTTATTACTACAGTGTAAAAACTGGTCTTAAAACGGGAGAAACTGAAACAGTTAAAGCTCAAGGACAAACATTCTCAGTTCCTACAACATTTGCTGATTACAAAGATGTTTCTGGTGTGAAAATGCCTTTCACAATCACGGTTAACCAAATGGGAATGGATATGGTGATGAAAGTAAAATCATACGAAGTAAATCAGGCTAAAGATTCTGACTTCAAATAA